From a single Bos indicus isolate NIAB-ARS_2022 breed Sahiwal x Tharparkar chromosome 11, NIAB-ARS_B.indTharparkar_mat_pri_1.0, whole genome shotgun sequence genomic region:
- the LOC109565850 gene encoding olfactory receptor 1L1-like — protein sequence MRWDNISSPSEFILLGLSSRPEDQKPLFVLFVTIYLVTLMGNLIIILAIYSDIHLQTPMYFFLKSLSFVDICYTTVIIPKMLINFLSEAKTILYSECMTQAYFCLSFGNVDSYVLGAMAIDRYVAICKPFHYITIMSYKCCVLLLIISLTIPFLHSLLHVHLLNQLTFCASNIIHHFFCELKAMLKLSCSSTYVNEIVIKTEGLSVVMAPFMCIVISYLRILTTVLKIPSTAGKYKAFSTCGSHLTVVSLFYGSILYVYLQPLNSYTVKDQIATVIYTMLTSMLNPFIYSLRNKDLKQGLGKLIGRIKSQ from the coding sequence atgagatGGGACAACATATCAAGTCCTTCTGAGTTTATCCTACTGGGGCTCTCCTCTAGGCCTGAGGACCAGAAGCCTCTATTTGTCCTCTTTGTTACTATCTACCTGGTCACTCTGATGGGAAACCTGATCATTATCCTGGCCATCTATTCAGATATTCATTTACagacccccatgtacttctttctgAAAAGCCTGTCCTTTGTTGATATTTGCTACACAACAGTTATTATTCCAAAGATGCTGATAAACTTCTTATCAGAGGCAAAGACCATCCTCTATAGTGAGTGCATGACCCAGGCATACTTCTGCCTCTCCTTTGGAAATGTAGATAGTTATGTCCTAGGGGCCATGGCCATTGACCGCTACGTGGCCATATGCAAACCCTTTCATTACATCACCATCATGAGCTATAAATGTTGTGTCCTTCTACTGATAATCTCCCTCACCATCCCATTTCTTCATTCACTCCTTCATGTCCACTTGCTGAATCAACTCACCTTCTGTGCCTCCAACATTATCcatcatttcttctgtgaactCAAGGCAATGCTGAAGTTGTCCTGCTCATCTACATATGTCAATGAGATAGTGATAAAGACAGAAGGACTGTCTGTGGTGATGGCCCCCTTTATGTGCATCGTTATCTCTTATCTGAGGATTCTCACCACTGTTCTGAAGATCCCTTCAACTGCTGGGAAGTACAAGGCCTTCTCTACCTGTGGTTCCCACCTCACCGTGGTGAGCCTGTTTTATGGGAGCATCCTCTATGTCTATCTCCAACCTCTGAACAGCTACACCGTCAAGGATCAGATAGCAACAGTTATCTACACTATGTTAACTTCCATGTTGAACCCTttcatctacagtctgagaaaCAAAGATTTGAAACAGGGTTTGGGGAAACTGATAGGTAGGATAAAGTCACAATGA